A stretch of Falco rusticolus isolate bFalRus1 chromosome 2, bFalRus1.pri, whole genome shotgun sequence DNA encodes these proteins:
- the LOC119143882 gene encoding LOW QUALITY PROTEIN: 2-oxoglutarate receptor 1-like (The sequence of the model RefSeq protein was modified relative to this genomic sequence to represent the inferred CDS: inserted 2 bases in 1 codon; deleted 2 bases in 1 codon), giving the protein MNTTNDNLANPTTWQDTEGDFPNCTGVEVDLKTLYLLITYSIISLVGFLGNIIVIYVSSFKMRPWKSGTIITLNLALTDLLYVTSLPFLVHCYASGEHWIFGEFVCKFIHFGFHFNLYSSILFLTCFSTLRYVVVVPYEVIPLATGSCTRTCYKQKARRLTVLLVVFSVCFLPVHAFQVAGAELWFCPVSCHMEKQIHSTCIISQTLAALNTXGNLLLYVVTGGNFQQAMLSRSRCKWSKYVQQPGSYNYVTKSETALKL; this is encoded by the exons ATGAACACCACAAATGACAACTTAGCCAACCCCACCACCTGGCAAGACACTGAAGGTGATTTTCCGAACTGCACTGGTGTGGAAGTCGATCTGAAGACTTTGTACCTCCTCATTACATATAGCATCATTTCCCTGGTGGGCTTCCTGGGAAACATCATTGTGATTTATGTTTCCAGCTTCAAGATGAGGCCTTGGAAGAGCGGCACCATAATCACGCTGAACCTGGCACTCACAGACCTGCTGTACGTCACCAGCCTTCCCTTCCTGGTACACTGCTATGCCAGTGGGGAGCACTGGATCTTTGGTGAATTCGTGTGCAAGTTCATCCACTTTGGCTTCCACTTCAACTTATACAGTAGCATCCTCTTCCTCACCTGCTTCAGCACCTTACGCTACGTGGTGGTTGTCC CCTACGAAGTTATTCCTTTGGCTACTGGGTCCTGCACACGGACTTGCTACAAACAAAAGGCTCGCAGACTCACTGTCCTCTTGGTGGTCTTCTCTGTGTGCTTCCTCCCTGTCCACGCCTTTCAggtggctggggctgagctATGGTTCTGTCCAGTCAGCTGTCACATGGAAAAGCAAATCCACTCCACCTGTATCATCTCTCAGACACTGGCTGCACTCAACAC TGGCAACCTACTGCTTTATGTCGTGACTGGAGGTAACTTCCAGCAGGCCATGCTCTCTCGTTCAAGGTGTAAGTGGAGCAAATACGTCCAGCAGCCTGGGAGTTACAATTACGTGACCAAGTCAGAAACTGCATTAAAGTTATGA